The nucleotide window GAGGTATTCAATTGTGCTGCACCGGATACGGGGAATATGGAAGTGCTGGTCCGTTACGGAACTGAAGAGCATAAAGAACAATGGCTGAAACCGCTTTTGGACGGCGAGATTCGTTCCTGCTTCTCCATGACGGAGCCGGATGTCGCTTCATCTGATGCAACGAATATCCAGGCAAGCATCCTTCGCGATGGTGACGAGTATGTCATTAACGGGACAAAATGGTGGTCATCTGGTGCCGGCGATCCGCGCTGCAAGATTGCGATCGTAATGGGCAAAAATGACCCAAATGCTCCAAAGCATGAGCAGCAATCTATGATTCTCGTTCCGCTGGATAGTCCGGGAGTGACAATTAAGAGAATTCTGCCAGTCTTTGGTTATGATCATGCTCCGCATGGCCATGCCGAAATAGAATACAAGAATGTCAGAGTGCCTGCTTCCAATATGCTTTGGGATGAAGGGAAAGGCTTTGCGATTGCCCAGGGGCGTCTTGGTCCTGGCAGGATCCACCACTGCATGAGGACAATTGGAGCGGCTGAAAGAGCGCTTGAAGAAATGAGCAAACGGGTCCTGGAGAGAACCGCTTTTGGAAAAAAACTTGCCGAGCAGGGGGTCATCCAGGAATGGATCGCGGAAGCACGAATCGATATTGAGCAGTCCAGACTCCTGACATTGAAAGCTGCCTACATGATGGATACGGTCGGAAACAAAGAAGCGAAAGCAGAAATTGCGATGATCAAGGTCGTTGCGCCAAATATGGCGTTGAAAATCATCGACAGGGCGATTCAGGCTTTTGGCGCAGCCGGGGTAAGTGATGATACCACACTAGCTGCTTCCTGGGCGAATATCAGGACATTGAGGCTGGCGGATGGGCCGGATGAAGTGCACAAACGCGCAATCGCAAGGTACGAACTGAAAAAATATATGTAAGGGGGAGCAGCAATGCATGTATCAGAATTATTTTCACTAAAAGGAAAAGTCGCCATTGTCACTGGGGGCGGACGCGGTCTCGGCGAACAGATCGCTGTGGGTTTTGCTGAAGCAGGAGCCAATGTTGTCGTCTGTTCGCGACGAGTCGAAGCATGTGAGGAAGTAAGCCAAAAACTAAAGGAAATCGGTGTTGAATCTCTTGCTTTGAAATGTGACATCACGAACCCGGAAGACGTGAAAAATGTCGTAGACCAAACTGTTGAGAAATTCGGCCGGATCGATATTCTCGTCAATAACAGCGGAGCATCATGGGGGGCGCCGGCGGAAGAGATGCCGCTGGAGGCCTGGCAAAAGGTAATGAATGTCAATGTGACTGGAACATTCCTAATGTCACAGACAGCAGGTAAAGTCATGCTAGAGCAAGGTTCAGGCAAAATCATCAATATTGCATCAGTGGCGGGATTGAAAGGTTCAAACCCAAAGGTGATGGATGCGATCGGCTATAACGCCAGCAAGGGAGCCGTCATTACTTTTACAAAAGACCTGGCAGTAAAATGGGGACCGCGTGGCATCTACGTCAATGCAATAGCACCTGGATTTTTTCCGACAAAGATGTCAAAAGGGCTGCTGGAAAAAGGCGGCCAGTCTATTCTCGAAGGGACGCCACTAAGGAAATTCGGCTCTGATACTGACCTTAAGGGAGTCGCTGTATTCCTGGCGGCACCGGCTTCAGACTACATCACGGGAGACATAGTCGTAGTGGATGGCGGGACACATGTTCTTTAGAAGGGGGATACTGCTTTGAAAAGAGAAGCTGTAATCGTTTCGGCCGTCAGGTCAGCCATCG belongs to Mesobacillus sp. AQ2 and includes:
- a CDS encoding acyl-CoA dehydrogenase, yielding MNFDYTEKVKGYQARLTEFMDEYIYPNEQVYKEQIDKNDPFSRVPPIMEELKAKAKEKGLWNLFLPESEYGEGLTNLEYAPLCEIMGRSSIAPEVFNCAAPDTGNMEVLVRYGTEEHKEQWLKPLLDGEIRSCFSMTEPDVASSDATNIQASILRDGDEYVINGTKWWSSGAGDPRCKIAIVMGKNDPNAPKHEQQSMILVPLDSPGVTIKRILPVFGYDHAPHGHAEIEYKNVRVPASNMLWDEGKGFAIAQGRLGPGRIHHCMRTIGAAERALEEMSKRVLERTAFGKKLAEQGVIQEWIAEARIDIEQSRLLTLKAAYMMDTVGNKEAKAEIAMIKVVAPNMALKIIDRAIQAFGAAGVSDDTTLAASWANIRTLRLADGPDEVHKRAIARYELKKYM
- a CDS encoding SDR family oxidoreductase; amino-acid sequence: MHVSELFSLKGKVAIVTGGGRGLGEQIAVGFAEAGANVVVCSRRVEACEEVSQKLKEIGVESLALKCDITNPEDVKNVVDQTVEKFGRIDILVNNSGASWGAPAEEMPLEAWQKVMNVNVTGTFLMSQTAGKVMLEQGSGKIINIASVAGLKGSNPKVMDAIGYNASKGAVITFTKDLAVKWGPRGIYVNAIAPGFFPTKMSKGLLEKGGQSILEGTPLRKFGSDTDLKGVAVFLAAPASDYITGDIVVVDGGTHVL